In a single window of the Verrucomicrobiota bacterium genome:
- a CDS encoding sialate O-acetylesterase: protein MTRIATILACLALPFATLRGAEEPLLVFVLAGQSNMDGRAQVADLPADLKAEQAQVLVYAGGGTWKPLKPGGELFGPEVSFGATMAAALKKPVGIVKVARCATNLAEQWNPATKGDYTRFADQVKAAQKSRPVHVAGMLWMQGESDAKDPAMAEAYKKNLAALVAKARADFQAPDMVFIAGRVNPPKRYPHAKAVRAALEDPGVPNYAWVDCDGLKKSDDLHYDAEGQVALGRLFAAEALRRLQKQ, encoded by the coding sequence ATGACCCGCATCGCCACCATCCTCGCCTGCCTCGCGCTGCCGTTCGCCACGCTCCGGGGCGCCGAGGAACCGCTCCTCGTGTTCGTGCTAGCCGGCCAGAGCAATATGGACGGCCGGGCCCAGGTCGCCGATCTCCCGGCCGACCTCAAGGCCGAACAGGCGCAGGTGCTCGTCTACGCCGGTGGCGGGACCTGGAAGCCGCTGAAGCCCGGTGGCGAACTGTTCGGGCCGGAGGTGAGCTTCGGCGCGACCATGGCCGCGGCGCTCAAGAAACCCGTGGGCATCGTCAAGGTCGCCAGGTGCGCTACCAACCTGGCCGAGCAGTGGAACCCGGCTACGAAGGGGGACTACACGAGGTTCGCCGACCAGGTCAAGGCCGCGCAGAAGTCGCGCCCCGTCCACGTCGCCGGCATGCTCTGGATGCAGGGCGAGTCGGACGCCAAGGACCCGGCCATGGCCGAGGCCTACAAGAAGAACCTCGCGGCCCTGGTCGCCAAGGCGCGCGCCGACTTCCAGGCGCCGGACATGGTTTTCATCGCCGGCCGGGTAAACCCGCCGAAGAGATACCCGCACGCGAAAGCGGTGCGCGCCGCGCTGGAGGATCCGGGCGTCCCGAACTACGCCTGGGTGGACTGCGACGGCCTGAAGAAGTCCGACGACCTGCACTACGACGCCGAGGGCCAGGTCGCCCTGGGTCGCCTCTTCGCCGCCGAGGCCCTGCGCCGGCTCCAGAAGCAATAA